CAGGTCTGTGCGATGTATTCTTTGTCAGTTCTGAGACCTTGGAACTATCTATGTCAATGAAAAAGTACTCTTTAAAAGGAGGGACAATCTCAAGGGCGATTATTGGACTTCCAGGTATCAAATCTCCCGTCCGCCTAGAAATATGCCTACCAGCTCCAGCAAAGGCATCGATGTAAACGTGATATAGGTTTGTATTAGTAAGAATCGTGGAGTATGCCTGTGCGTATTGTCGCAGGATGTCAAGCTTGATTTCTGACCAATAGCCGATTCTGTCTAATTTCAAGCCCATGTCTGGGGCACATTATAGCCTCAATAGTAATACGCAACAAGCTCGGCCGAGTAAATGAGGCAATGCTACTTCATCGGATGTTCTTGGAAGAATTGCCAGATTACCTCGCTGGCGTTGAATTCCCGGGATGTCTTGCCAATCACTGATTCCGGCAGGTACTGTAAGCCGCCGGGCCAGGTATGCCCGTCGCCAGGGCTCCCGAAAGAATATATGGCTAAGGTGCCTGGGATAGACAGAATATAGCTACGCGATACGATGTTTTGTTACCCGGCAAAATGTCTTTCTGTTACTAATCCTATCATTTGGTGATATGCGCCGTCGTAATTGACCTGGGGAGCGGATGTATTTGTTATCTGGCGGCAGCGGGCTCCGAGTAATCAAAGCCTTGCAGTTTCCGGCGCTCCAGTTTTGCCTGGAGAATAAGCTCAAGAGCCCGGACCTTGGCTGTATCGGCACCGGTGATAAAGGTTAAGGCATCGCCGTTTTTTTCAACACGTCCGGTGCGGCCGATGCGGTGCGTGTAGGCATCCGTGGTCTCAGGCATGTCGTAATTTATGACGTGCGAAATACTCAATACGTCAATGCCGCGGGCGGCGATGTCGGTCGCTACCAGGATTTTAACCGAGCCGTCACGAAAGCCATCGATGGCAGCCTGACGCCTGCCCTGAGTCAGGTTGCCCTGCAATGAGGTGGCTCTGAACCCGGCTCTTTTCAGCTGCTGCATGACACGCTCGGTGCGGTGTTTGGTACGCGTGAAGACAAGTACCGACTCCGTTTCGATGTGCCGTAAGAGCTCTATCAGCAGCGCAGTCTTGCGATGCTGCTCAACCGGGTACAGCGCGTGCGATACCGTGAGTGCCGGCGCCGTGCGGCCGATTTGAACCGTAACCGGCTGGTGCAGGACATCCTGGACCAGACGCCGGATATCGTCAGGCATGGTGGCCGAGAAAAGGAGCGTCTGGCGCTGTTTGGTGAGACATTTCAAAATACTACGAATGTCCGGCAGAAAGCCCATGTCAAACATCCGGTCCGCCTCGTCGATAACAAGAACTTCCACATGCGATAAATCGATTGTGCCCTTCCAGATGTGGTCCAGCAGGCGGCCGGGACAGGCAACAGCTATTTCGACCCCGTCGCGCAGCCCCTGCATTTGTTGCTGCATGCTCACCCCACCGTAAATAGCGATGCTTCGCAGTCGGGTTTGACTGCCCAGGTCAGTAATAGCCTCGCAGGTTTGCTCAGCGAGTTCACGCGTGGGCGAGATTATGAGAGCATTGACCCGCCCCCTGGGGGACTGCAGCAGACGCTGCAAAATGGGCAGCACGAAGGCGGCTGTCTTGCCGGTGCCGGTCTGTGCCAGGCCGATGACATCACGGCCCTGCATTATGGGAGGGATGGCTCTAACCTGGATGGGTGTGGGCGTAGTATAACCAAGCGCTCGCACACCGGCTATAACGCTCGGATGAAAATTAAATGCTTCGAAATTCACAAAAACTCCTTGAAAAGTTATTTTTAACTGATTGGTGTCCAATTTGGGAGAGGCGATTCAACTTAGGCCTGGTGTCCTTGCTGTCTTTTGTTATGATAACGGCTAACTCTCTTGCTATTTAAGAACCATTTATCTTTGTTGTCCGAAAGGGGAAGAGCCGAGATAACTTCAATTACCCGGCCACCTATTTCTTTGCCTTTGAGGTTGAAAACTGCGGCTTCGCCTTCTACCTTCGAGTCCATTTCAACAAAGGCATATAGCCGCGGTTGTCTGCTGCCGGTGTATTTGTCATTTATGAGGCTGACGGATTTCACCTGCCCGAAAACCGAGAATTCCCTCCGGAGCTCGTCTTCGGTCAACTCAAGCGGTAAGTTACCCACATAGATATTCATGATGGAACCCCCTAGCGCGGTCCTCTATTAGCCTGCTGCCGTCTCCGCCGGGCGCTGTTTCTTGATTTTATCCGGTAAGCGTCTCTCTTGGACACGAAGCGGAGATTGGCTTTCGCCTCACGCATGATTCCACTTAGCTGCACCTGCTTCTGAAAGCGACGCAGCAGAGCATCCTGGGATTCACCCTGACGTATCTGTACTTCTACCGACATAATAAATCACCTAATTCTAGTCAGACTAGTAAACTGGCCAGCCGGGCCTGCGCACGGCCTAAAATCTGGCCTGAGGAGCTGTAGCAACTGTTTACGTAGTGTCCTGATTTCCTTGCCTGACGGCAGGAGGGGCAGCGTTTGGGCTCGTTAGTAAAGCCTTTGGATGCGAAAAACCCTTGCTCATCAGTGCTGAAATTGAAATTAGTCCCGCAAGCGGTGCAGTGGAGCGTCTTGTCCTGAAAATTCATTGGATACCTCTTCTCTTCTAAATTTTAGTTAGAGTTCGGTCATCCAATGCTTAAAATAAATCTGAGCGGATTCTAAGAAGCTTGTAACAACCTAAACTGGAACTACTTCAACCATTATACGCTAAAACGTGCCTTATGTAAAATTTCTGCGGGGTCACCTGTACTCCGGGCTACTTTTTACAGTGTGCTACTTCCCTTTGTAGTAACAAAATGACGGAACGTTACTCCATCGGATGTTCTTTGAAGAATTGCCAGATTACCTCGCTGGCGTTGAATTCCCGGGATGTCTTGCCGATAATTGATTCGGGCAGGTACTGTAATCCACCGGGCCAGGTGTGCCCGCCACCTTCTATGGCGTAAAGAACCACTTCAGCGCCACCTTCGCAGCCTCCGTAGACTTCCGTCCGCACTGTGGTGCCATCGGAGGGGTCTTTGTCCGGCAGTTGTGTGATAACCGGCGATGAGGAGCACTGGTTCTTCTCAACCCAGAATTTGACTGTATCGGCTACAGACAGGACTACCCCGTATGTGTTTCTCCCCAGGCGGATTTCGCCACCTTCCCAGCGCTCAAGGGGGTCGTCGGTCCCGTTGATTATCAAAACTGGCATCGGCCGTGATGGCGACCATACTGGCGCCTTGTTTACCGGTATGTTGCTGGCAACAGGAGAGATAGCCGCTATTTTCTGGGATAGTTCGCAGCCAAGGCGGTGCGACATCATGCCTCCGTTGGATATGCCGGTTACATAAACCCTTTTGGCATCAATATTCAGTTCATGTGAAAGTTGGTCTATCAGAGCAGATATAAAGCCGACGTCATCAGTGTTTTCAACGTGGGACTGCCATTGTACCCCCCTGCCGTCGTTCCAGTGCTTTCCGAAGCCATCAGGGTAGACAATGATGAAATTCTCTCTGTCGGCAACGGCATTGAAGCCGGTGAGTTTGACCATGCCCTGGCCTGTGCCTCCGCCGCCGTGCAGCACAATGACCAGCGGGGTCGGTTGGCTCGGGTCATAGGAACTGCTGATGTGGACGCTGTAGGTGCGTTCCAGCCCTCCACTAACGATTGATTCCGAGTAATCATGTTTTACCGTACTGGAATAATCGGTGCCGGGCGTACAGCTAAAGCTCTGCAAGGCA
This is a stretch of genomic DNA from Chloroflexota bacterium. It encodes these proteins:
- a CDS encoding phospholipase, with amino-acid sequence MNTKRLSCLVFLILVLVFALQSFSCTPGTDYSSTVKHDYSESIVSGGLERTYSVHISSSYDPSQPTPLVIVLHGGGGTGQGMVKLTGFNAVADRENFIIVYPDGFGKHWNDGRGVQWQSHVENTDDVGFISALIDQLSHELNIDAKRVYVTGISNGGMMSHRLGCELSQKIAAISPVASNIPVNKAPVWSPSRPMPVLIINGTDDPLERWEGGEIRLGRNTYGVVLSVADTVKFWVEKNQCSSSPVITQLPDKDPSDGTTVRTEVYGGCEGGAEVVLYAIEGGGHTWPGGLQYLPESIIGKTSREFNASEVIWQFFKEHPME
- the rpsU gene encoding 30S ribosomal protein S21; translated protein: MSVEVQIRQGESQDALLRRFQKQVQLSGIMREAKANLRFVSKRDAYRIKSRNSARRRRQQANRGPR
- a CDS encoding RNA-binding protein codes for the protein MNIYVGNLPLELTEDELRREFSVFGQVKSVSLINDKYTGSRQPRLYAFVEMDSKVEGEAAVFNLKGKEIGGRVIEVISALPLSDNKDKWFLNSKRVSRYHNKRQQGHQA
- a CDS encoding DEAD/DEAH box helicase; protein product: MNFEAFNFHPSVIAGVRALGYTTPTPIQVRAIPPIMQGRDVIGLAQTGTGKTAAFVLPILQRLLQSPRGRVNALIISPTRELAEQTCEAITDLGSQTRLRSIAIYGGVSMQQQMQGLRDGVEIAVACPGRLLDHIWKGTIDLSHVEVLVIDEADRMFDMGFLPDIRSILKCLTKQRQTLLFSATMPDDIRRLVQDVLHQPVTVQIGRTAPALTVSHALYPVEQHRKTALLIELLRHIETESVLVFTRTKHRTERVMQQLKRAGFRATSLQGNLTQGRRQAAIDGFRDGSVKILVATDIAARGIDVLSISHVINYDMPETTDAYTHRIGRTGRVEKNGDALTFITGADTAKVRALELILQAKLERRKLQGFDYSEPAAAR